From the Clarias gariepinus isolate MV-2021 ecotype Netherlands chromosome 3, CGAR_prim_01v2, whole genome shotgun sequence genome, one window contains:
- the si:ch73-314g15.3 gene encoding uncharacterized protein HI_0077, which yields MEHFEQDLVEALKDVVKAGSWQCVGEAARFKSPCTKFYSEDGEHIVLVRTEDGRFWAMDSSCPHEGGPLDQGDIEDLGDGKLALICPWHYFDFCLETGSSSTGLQNQVYSVRVVDEKLYINTPSQLSLYPVPVGKKTKQDALLPMETKLDSSENTLCFWATKILSTPDPLEKVALTKQVQSLWDTREITEIGECAPPAQPSRIDSLTVVEPGKIKRGKGGTQASRIALLHSMANIEQWAIDLSWDIIARFSTFKLSSGDSLPRDFFCDFVKVAGDEAKHYELLEQRIKELGSSFGALPVHNGLWQSAAETSHDLLARLAIVHMVHEARGLDVHPQTLSRFAAQEDTSSVKILEVIYSDEITHVAAGLRWFTYICSKEERNCVETFHELVKLHFKGYLKPPFNTEGRKTAGMTEEWYVPLVKPSS from the exons ATGGAGCATTTTGAACAAGATTTAGTTGAGGCTCTTAAAGATGTTGTAAAAGCCGGGAGCTGGCAGTGTGTCGGAGAAGCAGCCAGGTTCAAGTCACCGTGCACCAA GTTTTATTCTGAGGATGGAGAGCATATCGTACTTGTGCGAACAGAGGACGGACGCTTTTGGGCGATGGACTCGTCCTGTCCacatgaag GAGGCCCACTTGACCAAGGAGACATCGAGGATCTTGGAGATGGCAAACTGGCACTAATATGCCCATGGCACTATTTTGATTTTTGCCTGGAGACAGGCTCGTCCTCCACAGGACTACAG AATCAAGTCTACAGTGTTAGAGTAGTGGATGAAAAGCTGTATATAAATACTCCGAGTCAGTTGTCTCTCTATCCAGTTCCTGTgggaaaaaagacaaagcaaG ATGCCTTGTTGCCCATGGAAACGAAGTTAGACTCTTCCGAAAATACACTCTGTTTCTGGGCTACGAAAATCCTCTCTACTCCAGACCCACTAGAAAAG GTGGCCTTGACTAAGCAAGTACAGAGCCTGTGGGACACTAGGGAAATAACAGAGATTGGTGAATGTGCACCACCAGCGCAGCCAAGCAGAATAGATAGCCTGACTGTGGTGGAGCCAGGCAAAATCAAACGTGGAAAAGGAggcacacag gcAAGCAGAATAGCTTTGCTTCATTCTATGGCTAACATAGAGCAGTGGGCGATTGACCTCTCATGGGACATCATCGCTCGGTTCTCTACATTCAAGCTGAGCTCCGGGGACTCCCTACCACGGGATTTCTTTTGCGATTTTGTCAAAGTAGCCGGCGATGAAGCCAAG cattaTGAATTATTAGAGCAAAGGATCAAGGAGCTTGGCAGCTCTTTTGGTGCCCTACCAGTACATAATG GTTTGTGGCAGTCAGCAGCAGAAACGTCACATGATCTTCTGGCTAGACTGGCTATAGTGCACATGGTCCATGAGGCTAG GGGCTTAGATGTGCACCCTCAGACGTTGTCCCGCTTTGCAGCACAAGAAGACACAAGCTCAGTAAAGATCCTGGAGGTGATTTATTCTGATGAGATAACGCACGTGGCTGCCGGACTCCGATGGTTCACTTACATTTGCTCAAAAGAGGAACGG AACTGTGTGGAAACCTTCCATGAATTAGTTAAACTGCATTTCAAAGGGTATTTGAAGCCTCCGTTTAACACAGAGGGAAGGAAAACAGCAGGGATGACAGAGGAG TGGTATGTTCCACTTGTTAAACCATCCAGCTGA
- the spi1b gene encoding transcription factor PU.1b isoform X1 has protein sequence MLSSYRMEGYIIPPKKTWTGWMSQAPSEFKDYWALVNKDPTEDMIYEPDIYRQQMEYQYIIDGEGQSDHTWEYNVHHVHPADFENLTESHFTELQSVQQVHPSSVHRFTDVEPGHFLEPGLSGHHLTLPPQQVACLPRTSVYYPHSVQPSPLLRSSDDDDPGSRSPPLEVSDEESMRDHISSTTGVEHGNKKKIRLYQFLLDLLRNGDMKDSIWWVDKEKGTFQFSSKHKEVLAHRWGVQKGNRKKMTYQKMARALRNYGKTGEVRKIKKKLTYQFSGEVLGKSHLERKLYM, from the exons ATGTTGTCTTCATACAGAATGGAGGGGTACATCATCCCGCCT AAAAAAACCTGGACTGGCTGGATGTCACAGGCACCATCTGAATTTAAAGATTACTGGGCACTTGTAAATAAAGAT CCAACAGAAGATATGATCTATGAACCTGACATCTATCGACAACAGATGGAATATCAATACATTATCGATGGAGAAGGCCAGAGTG ATCACACTTGGGAATACAACGTACACCATGTCCATCCTGCAGATTTTGAGAATTTGACAGAGAGCCACTTCACGGAGCTCCAGAGTGTGCAGCAGGTTCATCCATCCAGTGTGCATCGCTTTACTGATGTCGAGCCCGGCCATTTTCTGGAGCCCGGTTTGAGTGGGCACCATTTGACACTGCCTCCTCAGCAG GTGGCCTGTTTGCCTCGGACATCTGTGTATTACCCTCATAGCGTTCAGCCCTCACCTCTCCTGCGCAGCTCGGACGATGATGACCCCGGCAGCCGCAGTCCCCCTCTGGAGGTGTCTGATGAAGAAAGTATGAGGGACCATATCAGCTCTACTACTGGGGTAGAACATG gAAACAAGAAGAAGATTCGTCTGTATCAGTTCCTGCTGGACCTTCTGCGAAACGGGGACATGAAGGACAGCATCTGGTGGGTGGACAAAGAAAAGGGAACTTTCCAGTTCTCCTCTAAACACAAAGAGGTTCTGGCCCACCGCTGGGGAGTGCAGAAGGGCAACCGCAAAAAGATGACCTACCAGAAAATGGCCAGGGCACTGAGAAACTATGGCAAAACCGGAGAGGTCAGGAAGATCAAGAAGAAGCTCACATACCAGTTCAGTGGTGAAGTCCTGGGGAAGAGCCACTTGGAAAGGAAGCTGTACATGTAA
- the spi1b gene encoding transcription factor PU.1b isoform X2, translating into MLSSYRMEGYIIPPPTEDMIYEPDIYRQQMEYQYIIDGEGQSDHTWEYNVHHVHPADFENLTESHFTELQSVQQVHPSSVHRFTDVEPGHFLEPGLSGHHLTLPPQQVACLPRTSVYYPHSVQPSPLLRSSDDDDPGSRSPPLEVSDEESMRDHISSTTGVEHGNKKKIRLYQFLLDLLRNGDMKDSIWWVDKEKGTFQFSSKHKEVLAHRWGVQKGNRKKMTYQKMARALRNYGKTGEVRKIKKKLTYQFSGEVLGKSHLERKLYM; encoded by the exons ATGTTGTCTTCATACAGAATGGAGGGGTACATCATCCCGCCT CCAACAGAAGATATGATCTATGAACCTGACATCTATCGACAACAGATGGAATATCAATACATTATCGATGGAGAAGGCCAGAGTG ATCACACTTGGGAATACAACGTACACCATGTCCATCCTGCAGATTTTGAGAATTTGACAGAGAGCCACTTCACGGAGCTCCAGAGTGTGCAGCAGGTTCATCCATCCAGTGTGCATCGCTTTACTGATGTCGAGCCCGGCCATTTTCTGGAGCCCGGTTTGAGTGGGCACCATTTGACACTGCCTCCTCAGCAG GTGGCCTGTTTGCCTCGGACATCTGTGTATTACCCTCATAGCGTTCAGCCCTCACCTCTCCTGCGCAGCTCGGACGATGATGACCCCGGCAGCCGCAGTCCCCCTCTGGAGGTGTCTGATGAAGAAAGTATGAGGGACCATATCAGCTCTACTACTGGGGTAGAACATG gAAACAAGAAGAAGATTCGTCTGTATCAGTTCCTGCTGGACCTTCTGCGAAACGGGGACATGAAGGACAGCATCTGGTGGGTGGACAAAGAAAAGGGAACTTTCCAGTTCTCCTCTAAACACAAAGAGGTTCTGGCCCACCGCTGGGGAGTGCAGAAGGGCAACCGCAAAAAGATGACCTACCAGAAAATGGCCAGGGCACTGAGAAACTATGGCAAAACCGGAGAGGTCAGGAAGATCAAGAAGAAGCTCACATACCAGTTCAGTGGTGAAGTCCTGGGGAAGAGCCACTTGGAAAGGAAGCTGTACATGTAA